The Papaver somniferum cultivar HN1 chromosome 6, ASM357369v1, whole genome shotgun sequence genome segment AAGGGTCCAGCACCCCACTTACATCTCTTAAATGTGTTCGTGCTGATAATCAGATCGAGTCCCCACGACGGGTTAAGAAAAGAAGTGACTGGTTGCAGAGAaggttgcttgaccagaattacTTGCGTTTGGGATCTATGAGCGAGCGTGGACGGGCTTTCCTCGGGCAATCGAgttccattggtaagttgttTGTACGACAGCAGGTTGGACGTCTTGTTGCAAAATCTTTCAGTCGTTGACACTGGCAGAGGGGATGCTCCCAATTTGGCTTTGTTGTCGAATACCCAAGAACTCCCCAGGATCATGTCATAACTCggaagttctttgacaatgtggaattttccacGCGTTATAGCATCTCCCATCTTGATTTCGAGGCTAATGTAGCCGTATGCGTTCATCGCTTCTCCTTCTAGATTCTTGACCACAGAtggggagtgggtagcctctTGCTTCAAAATTCTCACAGCTCTTAGGGTCTTGATGGTAATGATATTGAAGTCATAGGCTTCATCGATCAAAGTGTTGTCGAGTTCAGTTCCCCTTAGGTAGGCCATGGTTAGCTGTCCCCAGTTGTGTTTTTCAGCGATGTCCCCTAAAAGAGCCGGAATTTCTGGCGTAGCTTTCGTAACCGGAAAAAGTTGTTTGCCCGACAAAACACGATTGAGGGCCGTGaagatgtcttgacgctgcgtcttggaaaggtagagaatttctcacacctgctgcatcatggattgtacagttTCGTGTACGGAGTCCCAAGAGATTCCGCAATTTCTGACTGGAAGGGATCTTTATGCACTCCCTCATTTCCCAGCTGAAGTTCCCCCACCTCTACCTTCtccttgaagatatgctttagtcTGTTGCAGTCCCTGGTCGGGTGGTGAACAAACCGGTGATAGCGGCAGTATTTGGGGTGCTCCATCTCTGTCTCGGTCGGTGGGCGTCTGGAGGGTGGTAGTCTGATGACATCGTCCTGGatccatgcctctaagagttcGATCACTTCCTCGATCAGGAACGGGAAATTCAGTGTGTTTTCTCCATCTTCATGACGACACATGGGAGCCTTAGCGGCGGCCCTCCATGGCGCAGCCGCCCGTTGTACTAGTGCTGCGCGCTTAAGATGTTGATCTGCCAGTGGGGCTTTCCTTTTCCCTCCTTCGtccactacgctcacagaggagggaccagtgttgtattgcttgttgacgagacgtctacctcctcgagtttcgcgtacaTCCTCGCTTATAATTGGcatggttctttctaacaatgttGGTGCCGTCGTGGCCGATCTTTTGGAAACCTCATagagttcggagaacgtctggaGCCACAAGGCGTGATagatgggagccataccgttgatgcaggaaTTCACCAATTGGTGTTCgatcacgtttgggtcgtgacaatctagcacttgaatcctgaatctcttgacaaaatcatttggatgttcgttatctcgttggaacatccttcctagatccgagAAGGTAACATGCTCAgtcacgaagaagtactttttgtagaaagttgtaaccatgtcaccccagttggagATGCTGTTTGGTGTGATGATGTTGTACcgcgtgtatgctcttccggtaagtgacttcgaaaactccctcagacggaggacgtggttgtattcgcgttcgcctagggactccaggaaccgatagatgtgttcacgagcattcCCGGTGCCGTCGTATaaggtgaattgaggagaagcgtatcctcttggaagaggaattctttgtatttcaggcggataagggggttgatgctgatgcatgtctacatcatcactTTTGATTCGATTTCGAAGAAGTTGCTCTAAATCTTCTCGCGTGACGAAATTGGACGGTTTATTTctctccaatggggttctggcgtGCGTTTCTTCGTCTACTAAGGTATTCCCTGCTGAGGTGCCGGTgccaggggtattggaggtgttcctcatcGACTCTGGATGGCGCGGATCCTGCGGTAGCTGCTCCGTTAGGGTCTTGAGAAAGACAAGTACTTCTTTCTGAGTCGAGGCCATGTTTGTCTGGGCTCTAGCAagaacctcctgtctttccatcaaatcagcaacgGTGATGTAGGGGCGGCTTCCTATggctcctccggtttctcgtcctgatggtggagtaactGTAGTCCTAATGATGGTCGGAGGCGTCATACCCGATGAAACATTAGGGGAGGCAACAACAGCTCTGtccctggtgactggtggtgtaacacctgaaggagcactTTCTGTGTTACTGAGATTGGTAGGTGACGTAGAAGCGTTAGGGGTGGCAGCAGCTATGGccctggtgattggaggtgtaacacctgaaggagcgctttccgTGCTACTGGAATTAGTAGGAGGCGTGTTAATGCCGCTGGGAAGAGTGTTATCAACAGGGACGTTTTCCGCGCTGGTGTTCTCAGGGTTCGTTGCTGACCAGGATCTAAGTTCTACCATATTGAGTTAGGAATTAAAAGACGAAATAGAAAGCTAGAATTTGATATTGTAACCAAAAgactgatctcccactgtggttgccaattgttttaaggtgaaaacagtttccgctgattttggtaatttcgagtgtgtgggtgagaaacaagtctaaaccctaaacaatgtactgcaagggagtactttgattcgagagatcaatctgtgcgaatctggcctaaaccaagaaatgtccgttccagacttgcttcggtcacaaagtgaatgagaagggttggtctagggagggaagcgaagagagtgttgagaccagaatagttgattcgggaagagtagttgtttgacgacttgtatcagaaagtggaaagctaacagatgggaagctaacaagtgattcctgagtgttgtattctcctgaccaaaacttggctttggtggaaataagtgagacctaattatacaagtcgcaacgaaacataccatggtctcgtaagaagtggaaacggttgagtaaatggaagaaaatggtaatgggtaacgcctggaattgatgtttccataatgaaggaaaggtttcaccattacttcttgtatttactaaccgcctcacccttatgacactttcctgtgatgggcgtagtgtacgccgcacgctgtaaaccgccagaccaataccctgatgagcatcacccagtttgtgacatgttttgatgtccgaaggttttcgtggaaaacgtgtagcatgttgctacgtgcggcgtggccaaaggatttggcgcttgtatccaagttggtgccgtgaccaaagaatatgcATCATAGCCAGGTTGGTGCTGTGACCAatagttagcatcgcagccaagacattgccacgagtcgtttggtggcaggtttgtacggatgagatctgcatctcaagagaAAGGGTAGctgtagattgttgcaacccttcgtttggcaactagcggcatggttgcagcgcttgcatgctcttggcacggccaaattagggttttggcgtcgtggccaagagattgccacaaatcgttttgTGGAAAGTTTGTATGGTGAGATCGTATCTCAGgagaaaaggtggtcgttgattgtcgcaacccttcgtttgcagctagtggcatggttaggcgcggccaagctaggattttggcgtagtttaggcgcggccaaaactagggttttgacatagtttaggtgcgaccaaaattagggcttggcattgggccaaaggttgccatgcgttcggtggcaagcttgtacggctgagatttgcatctcaggaggaagggtggtcgttgattgttgcaacccttcttttggaagcatgcgacatgtggtagggccggcatggctttggcatcttttaggcgcggcgaaaattagggttttggcaaaactatgatgtttggacttgggacgaaagttgccatgcattaggtggcgaacttggacggctgagatctgcatctcagatggaagggtatccgttgattgttgcaacccttcgtttggcagccagcgacatgtggtagggccggcatggctttggcatattttaggcgcggccaaaattagggttttggcaaaaccgtgatgtttggccttgggccgtaagttgccatgcgttacgtggcaaacttggatggctgagatctgcatctcagatggaagggtagtcgttgattgttgcaactcttcgtttggcatccaacggcatgtggtagggtcggcatggctttggcatattttaggcgcggacaaaattagggttttggcaaaaccatgatgtttggccttgggccggaagttgccatgcgttaggtggcgaacttggacggctaagatctgcatctcagatggaaaggtaGCCATtaatcgttgcaacccttcgtttggcagccagcggcatgtggtagggccggcatggctttggcatattttaggcgcggccaaaattaaggttttggcaaaaccgtgatgtttggccttgggccggaagttgccatgcgttaggtggcgaacttggacggttgagatctgcatctcagatggaagggtatctgttgattgttgcaacccttcgtttggcagccagcggcatgtggtagggccgacacggctttggcgcggagatgtgactggcatggtatgtcattcgcactgtggtgcggctggcatggtatgccattggcactgtggtgcggctcgcatggttagcatgccttggcgcgaagatgtggctggcagggtatgccattggcactgtggtgcagctggcatggtcggcatgcctttggcgcgaagatgtggctggcatggtatgccattggcactgtggtgcggatggcatggtcggcatgcctttggcgcgaagatgtggctggcatggtatgccattggcagtGTGGTAagactggcatggtcggcatgcctttggcacggggatgtggctggcatggcatgccattggcacgatggtgcggctggcatggtcggcatgcctttggcacggagatgtggttggcatggcatgccattggcacggtggtgcggctggcatggttggcatgcctttggcgcggagatatggctggcatggcataacattggcacggtagtgcggatggccttgttggcatgcctttggcgcggagatgtggctggcatggcatgccataggcacggttgtgcggctggcatggtcgacattcctttggcgcagagatgtggctggcatggcatgccattcaCACAGTGGtagggctggcatggttggcatgcctttggcacggagatgtggctggcatggcatgccattggcacggtggtgcggctggcatggttggcatgcctttggcacggagatgtggttggcatgtcatgcaattagcacggtggtgcggctggcattcctTTGACGCGGAGATATGGATGGCatagtatgccattggcacggtggtgcggctggcatggtgggcatgcctttggcgaagatgtggctgacatggtggtgtgactggcatggccggcatgcctatggcgcggagatgtagctggcatggcatgccattggcacggtggtgcgtctggcatggttggcatgcctttggcgcatagatgtggctggcatggcatgccattggcacctaCGCTAGCATgtgtggctggcatgtgtagatatgatgccagtcagtaccgagggctctgccgtggagcatggcatatacatgaaaaaggtaccccggtactTTTACGTAGTCATGTTGAATGGttaaataaatgtgctagtggcgacattattactcaagtgtgacgtcactgtttgactaaagttttacgattttaaccctaagctaaaaaccaccatcaacaacaagtaaaaatcatcgtgatacacgaggattgggctataagggaatagatgttctaagtattagcaaagaggtaaaatttgtaaaGGCTATTGATTGTTCTCCACAAAAGGTTAcaactgatggaaaaagtgaaataccttcaccggcagttaaggctcaaatgagcaaagtatatcaacttccaaaaccagcacacatgaatccgggtaagaacattccttatatttgtcattattgtgtaATTAAATGTCActtagaaaggagatgtcgttttcgtataaggaatgaaaaacttcatgatattcttgtttgggtgtcaaaagaagtgattaaaccgggatcatatatTAAGAccaacactcttgacattacgggttgtaaacgtccaacctttaggcaaaggaatcagtgctgtgataatcctagattttcctataaacgtcatacgaagccttttcacaatcgtaatggttatcaaaaggataactttttaaagacgaagacaagatccgatactcccaattggagaaagactaacttgaaaaataatagttaatccaattctcttccgagaattctagaagagagtaatgggaagaagggtctggttgttcctaaacacactcagatgTGGATACCAAagacaatgatgctttgagtgtgaaaaggaatgatctcatagaaaattccatgattattggagaaggcaatatccatgatgttggaacttaaaaatttcttttgaaagatggatttggatgtgaaaggttctaaaagcgatctatttcatgataatccatcacttgtggtgagcaagatattgttcacctcaacacaacttgagtgtgttttaagtgcatcctcaccaaggaatgccctgttatgtatacggtgggGAAGCActagaattggggcgcacaaattatgttcggtaaggctgtagaattcgactggattcctctaaaaaggtatgtctataaatttgagcaatatttgtgtttttatttgcttagagtatgCTTGTCGTTCATtcctacctaacttgatatgtttttaaggttcttaaatgtttaggtatgaaaataatagttcgggatgtttggacttcattgTAGTCATACCAAGTATGTataccaaatccaaatccaaatccaaagctcttgtccagtagcaagtaccgggtcAAGCAGAGATAGTATAGCGTAACGATAGGTCTCTCCATAAATGCCGTGAAGTTTTTACGTCGGCTGCCAGCACGCCGAGACGCAACCCACCCGAAGGTAAGGACAAATCCTTGACACATTCTGCTTCTTGTTCGGTTTCGGCACAGAGGGTCCATCACTTCCATGGGATTACTCATTCGCGACCATTTAGGTGATGGGTCCACGTATTCCATGTCCCGGCTGCAGGGCTACGGGGTGATTCCCCTTCACGATCCTGCGAGCTGCAGAGCTACTGAGGGATGTACCCTTTCACAATTCTGCCATGACGGTTTACTTGTTCGCGGTTTGAACATTCCTACTAAGAGAGAAAGATTCTAACAAAAATCAAAAGGAGGAGAAGGGTCTAGTCACGCACCTCAGGTACATACCTCTTTCACGTGGATCGTTGCCCTCCATGCTGTTCTGTCGAGCGCCAACTCTCTCTCCAAGCCTCAGTCCTTCAGGTACCTTTTAATCAGTTCATACCAGGTTAATTTTGGTCGCCCTCATTTCTTCATTCTCCCTTCGGCTCGTCCGATGCGTCCTGCACGAACCGGGGTCTCCGGTGGTCTCCGTTGGAGATGTCCGAACCAATGCAGCCGGTGTTACGTGAGTCTCCTCTTCATCGGTGCTACGCCAAGCTTCCGTTGGATAAAGTCATTTAGGATCTTATCGTGTCTTGTCAGCCCACAGGACCATCGTAGCATCCTCATTTTCGCCACTTGTAGCCTTAGAGTTTGAGGGGTTGTTGTTGCCCAGCACTGCACCCCGTACAGAAGTGCGGGACGTATTGTCGTCCTGTAGAACTTTCCCTTCAGTTTAGTCGGTATCTTACGATCACACAGGACTCCCTTTGCAAGTCTCCAATTGGACCATCCTGAATTGATTCTGTGTCGGATGTCCTCGTCTATGTTTCCGTTACTCTGGACCATAGATCCCAAATAGCGGAAGGACTCTTTCTTCGTTACGATCTGTCCATCTAACCGCAAATCTCCCTCGTCTGTTCCTGTTCCGTCGAAGTCACACTTCAGGTACTCCGTCTGGGTTCTACTGAGTCTGAATCCCTTCGATTCCAGTGTCTGTCGCCACCACTCCAGTTTTTGTTCTACATCTTGTTTTTTTCCCCAATGAGGGCGACATCATCCGCAAAGATCATACACCAGTGTATCTCCTTCTGAATATCCTTCGTGACTTGGTCCAATACCAGCGTGAATATGTACGGGCTCAAGGCTGAACCTTGGTGTAGTCCAATATTGATGGGAAGTCATCCGAGACACCGCCACACGTTCGGACCCCTGTGACAGCTCCCTCATACACATCCTTAATGAGGGATATATATTTTGGTGGTACCCTTTTCTGTTCGAGTGCCCACCACATTGCCTCCCGTGGGACTCTGTCATAAGACTTCTCAAGATCAATGAATACCATATGCAGATTTTGCATTCGTTCCCGATAGCGCTCCATTAGTTTTCTAACCAGGAAGATCGCTTCGGTAGTTGATCTCCCCAGCATAAACCCAAACTGGTTGTTGGTGACGCTAGTTTTCCCTCGTAGCCTCTGATCAATGATTCGTTCCCACAGTTTCATCGTGTGGCTCATAAGTTTGATGCCTCTGTAATTAGAACAGTTTTGAATATCTCCTTTATTCTTAAAGATCGGGACAATGACGCTTCTTCGCCACTCCTGTGGCATCCTGTCCATCTAACGCTTCTTCAAGTACTTAAAGTaagcataacatcatttaaaatcaaaatccaggggttttagTACGCCTACCCGTTTGAATACTACcccaagtcatgaaaattcgtttgcacacccgtatgcatactttcccgtagacgtcgatattcggtaaacttgttttagccgtaacttcttcgtccgaactcggaatgacctcattctttttgcattctctttctattttaattctCTTCAAATTTGATATGAGAATTATTGTATTTAGATGAGTTAATGATAAAatatttaatgggggttgtagtagtagtggtaaggatggttcgaactctaagacttgtgaaggtgaaggatttttagatttataaaaattatatacaaaaatcttgacaaattggtagagaggtactgggactaggattccaccaaattcatttcttaaggttcaaataataattcttttatcaataatagctcgaaaaatatattaaatatatcgactctaatttattgccaagatagattctcaaaatattaggtgtaaatgttaagcatgggacatcaaatcatctaagctaagcatgacccatcaaatcaaatcacaactaattaatttaaatcataatttcaattaaaattaatgcaaaagtcatgaaaagaattaataaaattacccatgtatgaagctcggcctcctccgtcgtcccagtgttggggtttaactcatcatagtaaaaatgctctcaaaataatttattatggctcaaaaaatggtttacaaatgatgagaatatgagaaatacaataaaaccagagacctacgaccctcagtgacaaaataagactgccgccgctgtgtcgcaaacgctgtggaaaataagactgcctgatgtacgacccacaggtgtgagtcgttattactgtagagaaacgactgttgttgcaggtccgttcttcgtgttcttggtgttcttcatcagctgcagcagcagtaacagagtttcatcaactcttgatttctgcttctctggacctcctctcgaccccaaactctcgacacccctctatgctaacgaaagagttatatttatacacctttggaccaagaataacttctcattaatccaaaaaatcttcccattactcggcagtgaatgaaaatattcccgatgtctttttttctttaatctctgatttgttacggattgttccctgttttatctcttcatgcgtcatccttgagctgtagggattgtttccatccaatagaatcaacccatgcacgtctcttccatccaagaattccaagaatagaatatttttcctattttagaatatcttccctgatttgattaccaccggttatctaaccaattttgaccgaatccaacacccataccatctctatctaggccctaggaacaaacccatttaatttgggccatttaatctcactggaacaccttcaaattctcaaccctagtcacggcagttcaagaacaatttttcccgccaatttttggtttttgaatttgggaagaagatgtcctccccctaaccagaactggagtgcgaatagcagctgccttgggggtgacctgggggtgatccttagtaattaggttaccccttatccaaaaggagagtccgaataacacttgtcctccgggggtgccaaaatcaacttttcgagccgaattttccaaaaatgtttatttcctaaaaatacataaaaacacaatattagtacaaaaatagagttccaacaatacggacattgaggacaaattagacacaaaaatgtgtctatcaaataaccccaaacttattatttgctagtcctcgagcaaatctaatctagaaagtaaaatgactacacttagcacgtgcaacaagccgtt includes the following:
- the LOC113291632 gene encoding uncharacterized protein LOC113291632, whose protein sequence is MDRMPQEWRRSVIVPIFKNKGDIQNCSNYRGIKLMSHTMKLWERIIDQRLRGKTSVTNNQFGFMLGRSTTEAIFLVRKLMERYRERMQNLHMVFIDLEKSYDRVPREAMWWALEQKRVPPKYISLIKDVYEGAVTGVRTCGGVSDDFPSILDYTKTLESKGFRLSRTQTEYLKCDFDGTGTDEGDLRLDGQIVTKKESFRYLGSMVQSNGNIDEDIRHRINSGWSNWRLAKGVLCDRKIPTKLKGKFYRTTIRPALLYGVQCWATTTPQTLRLQVAKMRMLRWSCGLTRHDKILNDFIQRKLGVAPMKRRLT